One region of Salinibacterium sp. TMP30 genomic DNA includes:
- a CDS encoding coenzyme F420-0:L-glutamate ligase translates to MGAEANAGKSLTVEIDGAVFERLPIKTRLVVRDDDIVQVVSEYAKDVVRDGDILFVTEKIVGITQGRAYPIDEITPRKLATTLSKYVTKTSHGIGLGMPETMEMALRECGTPRILFAAAVAAVTKAVGRRGDFYRIAGPKARAIDGPTKNTIPPYDSHVVLGPARPNGVASDIAQALGGSITVAVVDINDFGGNILGSTDKSTNGLVLRVLKDNPLGQDHQSTPLGVIRHATQA, encoded by the coding sequence ATGGGTGCTGAAGCAAACGCTGGTAAGAGTCTCACCGTCGAAATTGACGGAGCCGTTTTTGAACGACTTCCTATCAAGACTCGACTGGTGGTTCGCGACGACGACATCGTCCAAGTGGTGTCGGAGTATGCAAAGGATGTCGTGCGCGATGGCGATATTCTCTTCGTCACCGAAAAAATCGTCGGGATTACGCAGGGCCGTGCATATCCGATTGACGAGATCACGCCACGCAAACTTGCGACAACACTCTCGAAGTACGTCACCAAGACCTCGCATGGTATTGGACTAGGCATGCCAGAGACCATGGAAATGGCTCTGCGCGAATGCGGCACCCCACGCATTCTTTTCGCAGCGGCAGTCGCTGCGGTAACCAAGGCTGTCGGGCGACGTGGCGACTTCTACCGCATCGCTGGACCCAAGGCTCGTGCGATTGACGGACCCACCAAAAACACGATCCCGCCGTACGATTCCCACGTTGTGCTTGGCCCGGCGCGGCCGAACGGTGTCGCTAGCGATATCGCTCAGGCGCTCGGCGGATCGATCACAGTCGCCGTTGTCGATATTAATGACTTCGGTGGCAACATCCTGGGGTCCACTGACAAATCTACCAATGGTCTAGTGCTGCGAGTACTGAAAGACAACCCCTTGGGGCAAGATCATCAGAGCACTCCGCTCGGCGTAATCCGTCACGCAACACAGGCCTAG
- a CDS encoding sugar-transfer associated ATP-grasp domain-containing protein has protein sequence MKRIRHYVSRLVSLDVSNMLSVARAISRRSGTPVVLILLDMVWCSLVYQAGYLDYEEFEFTALSRAERRTWITSGNANSIVVKYNQRDFRERFYDKPTFNATFNEWLGREWLDLRTASEAEFVAFVGLHDPIMVKVVDSMSGAGIEKHSGDELADGHALYRQLIDNRQFLVEAFIQQHAGMSALCPTSVNSLRMITFFDGSDVHVLEAVLRMGNGADVDNYGRGGMYTVLDEKTGIAPYGAFDKFANTFTEHPQTGTPIVGFHVPLYDEVLSTLDTVARIIPQIPYVGWDIAISTTGPAIIEGNYNTGVFQMKPSLTGIKTGLLPKFREIIDF, from the coding sequence GTGAAGCGCATCCGACACTACGTGTCACGTCTTGTTTCGCTCGATGTCTCGAACATGTTGTCCGTTGCACGCGCCATTAGCCGACGAAGCGGCACCCCGGTAGTTCTCATTTTGCTCGACATGGTGTGGTGCTCTCTGGTTTATCAAGCTGGTTACCTCGACTATGAGGAATTCGAGTTCACCGCGCTGAGCCGTGCTGAACGGCGCACATGGATTACGAGCGGAAACGCGAACTCAATCGTCGTGAAGTACAACCAGCGCGATTTTCGAGAACGCTTTTACGACAAGCCAACGTTTAATGCAACGTTCAACGAATGGCTCGGTCGCGAATGGCTTGATCTAAGAACAGCGAGCGAAGCAGAATTCGTGGCGTTTGTCGGCTTACATGATCCAATCATGGTCAAAGTTGTCGACAGCATGAGTGGCGCGGGTATCGAAAAACATTCCGGCGACGAACTCGCTGATGGGCACGCCCTGTATCGCCAGCTCATAGATAACCGCCAATTTCTCGTTGAGGCGTTCATCCAGCAGCACGCCGGTATGTCAGCCCTGTGCCCAACGAGTGTCAACTCGCTCCGGATGATCACCTTTTTTGACGGCAGCGACGTGCACGTGCTCGAGGCTGTGCTGCGGATGGGCAACGGTGCCGACGTCGACAACTATGGTCGCGGAGGCATGTACACCGTGCTTGACGAGAAGACAGGCATCGCCCCTTACGGAGCGTTCGATAAATTCGCCAACACGTTCACCGAACATCCGCAAACGGGTACGCCCATCGTCGGCTTTCACGTTCCGCTGTATGACGAGGTACTAAGCACGCTCGACACAGTGGCCCGGATTATTCCGCAGATTCCTTACGTCGGTTGGGACATCGCAATCTCCACGACCGGCCCCGCCATCATCGAAGGCAACTACAACACTGGTGTCTTTCAAATGAAGCCCAGCCTCACCGGAATCAAGACAGGGCTATTGCCCAAGTTCCGTGAAATCATCGACTTCTAG